From the Streptomyces syringium genome, one window contains:
- a CDS encoding helix-turn-helix transcriptional regulator, with product MSEPEQVNFGDTIRETRRKHGWSQAELGEKSGVSRPTIARVEANHDVTTATIAKIAQALGLTLELRNRDKAV from the coding sequence ATGAGCGAGCCCGAGCAGGTGAACTTCGGCGACACCATCCGCGAGACTCGAAGGAAGCACGGGTGGTCGCAGGCGGAACTCGGTGAAAAATCGGGCGTCTCCCGCCCGACCATCGCTCGAGTCGAGGCGAACCATGACGTCACAACCGCGACCATCGCGAAGATCGCCCAGGCTCTCGGGCTCACGCTCGAACTGAGGAACCGCGACAAGGCCGTCTAG
- a CDS encoding type I restriction endonuclease subunit R, with translation MSHAQLMELEFESNLCAELAERGWLYEGDGKPTSWDVGLAMIPSDVLHWLSTQYPDEYEKAVPGDLVEGQKTDAERKLLQHITKELAKVTRMDPTTGHPVGGLLGVLRKGFTYAQVGRPTAKFGPMMAFPPANPNLTEVVEAAAAVRLRILRQVRFDTTTTETLDVVLTANGLPVATLELKTDNTQTVNHAIRQYKEDRKPGKNRPLLAPGRALVHFAVSNDLVYMTTKLEAGDTMFLPFNQGNEGHEGNPPSGTGSSTNYLWREILARPMFMRILKDFALFEPSKSGKRGDGRLVFPRFHQLRAVERVVADIEENGTGKRYLIWHSAGSGKTKTIAWLSHRLIRHMSADSKSTFDSVIVVTDRTVLDENIRDDMSLVQSSKGLVVTVGEKSGAKSPQLKKALVEGDHIITCTLQTFPEVMKLIEDTQELRGRRWAVVADEAHSSQSGSTARQLKELLADIELDVDEDDIGADDLLLAKDSAIAASSNITFIALTATPKAKTLRLFGTERDGRWEAFDTYTMAQAIEEGFILDVLTNYSTYDMFLRVKKTLDGEEGETEIHVNTGEAVSNIVRYARLHPTAIAQKVRVVIEHFRRNVMHMLDGEAKAMVVTSSRIEALSWSRKMDDYIAAQGYTDMSTLVAFSGSLTDEAGDTVTEVSLNGRGDVAKAFREEGIYRVLIVANKFQTGFDEPRLMAMYVDKKLSGVATVQTLSRLNRIYPGKTAPMVVDFRNTPASIQKDFKLYYSDAHVDGDVDPNALVTIGERLDTAGLYSHEEMDAVADAFLDDAGGEAIAKALSPIKNRWTGQWRQAVLSKDKARKEALQGFRVDVLGYRNAWQFLSQIVDYQDPELHRRAILATLLARNLHTNGNNYDDSYLEGVQLSGVKLVPSAINEDHSLSEGSGDAIKLPSFDGEYKGEAAPKRGPLDEAIDKVNEMFRAKGVDVSPESVSGFITTFWGFLDANEEAVAMAKNNTIAQLKASEGFSGAVGLAVLKTVSESQEIQSYMTDPAFLEQIADIAADALHAQHRSVPNAKSGSEEPGA, from the coding sequence ATGAGCCACGCGCAGCTGATGGAGCTGGAGTTCGAGAGCAACCTCTGCGCCGAGCTCGCCGAGCGGGGTTGGCTCTACGAGGGCGATGGCAAGCCGACCAGCTGGGACGTCGGACTCGCGATGATTCCCAGCGACGTGTTGCACTGGCTCAGCACCCAGTACCCGGACGAGTACGAGAAGGCGGTGCCCGGCGACCTGGTCGAGGGTCAGAAGACCGACGCCGAGCGCAAGCTGCTCCAGCACATCACCAAAGAGCTTGCCAAGGTCACGAGGATGGACCCGACCACGGGGCATCCGGTGGGCGGGCTGCTCGGCGTGCTGCGCAAGGGCTTCACCTACGCCCAGGTCGGACGGCCCACCGCGAAGTTCGGGCCGATGATGGCGTTCCCGCCGGCGAACCCTAACCTCACCGAGGTAGTCGAGGCCGCTGCCGCCGTGCGCCTGCGGATCCTTCGCCAGGTCCGCTTCGACACCACGACCACCGAGACCCTTGACGTCGTGCTCACCGCGAACGGTCTGCCTGTAGCGACGCTGGAGCTGAAGACCGACAACACGCAGACGGTCAACCACGCGATCCGGCAGTACAAGGAGGACCGCAAGCCCGGGAAGAACCGTCCGCTGCTCGCGCCCGGCCGAGCTCTCGTGCACTTCGCGGTGTCCAACGACCTCGTCTACATGACCACGAAGCTCGAGGCCGGGGACACGATGTTCCTGCCCTTCAACCAGGGCAATGAGGGCCATGAGGGCAACCCGCCGTCGGGCACCGGCTCGTCGACGAACTATCTGTGGCGCGAGATCCTCGCCCGCCCGATGTTCATGCGCATCCTCAAGGACTTCGCGCTCTTCGAGCCGAGCAAGTCCGGCAAGAGGGGCGATGGCCGTCTGGTCTTCCCCCGCTTCCACCAGCTGCGCGCCGTCGAGCGGGTTGTGGCCGACATCGAGGAAAACGGCACGGGCAAGCGCTACCTGATCTGGCACTCGGCCGGTTCGGGGAAGACGAAAACGATCGCGTGGCTCAGCCACAGGCTGATCCGCCACATGAGCGCCGACTCGAAGTCGACCTTTGATTCTGTCATCGTCGTCACCGACCGCACCGTCCTCGATGAGAACATCCGCGACGACATGAGCCTCGTGCAGTCGAGCAAGGGGCTGGTCGTCACCGTCGGCGAGAAGTCCGGTGCGAAGTCGCCGCAGCTGAAGAAGGCGCTCGTCGAGGGCGACCACATCATCACCTGCACCCTGCAGACCTTCCCCGAGGTCATGAAGCTGATCGAGGACACTCAGGAGCTGCGCGGCAGGCGCTGGGCCGTGGTCGCGGACGAGGCGCACTCCTCTCAGTCGGGCTCCACCGCTCGTCAGCTCAAGGAGCTGCTCGCCGACATCGAGCTCGACGTGGATGAAGACGACATCGGTGCTGACGACCTGCTGTTGGCCAAGGACTCGGCCATTGCCGCCTCCAGCAACATCACTTTCATCGCGCTCACCGCGACGCCTAAGGCGAAAACACTGCGCCTGTTCGGTACTGAACGCGACGGTCGCTGGGAGGCCTTCGACACTTACACGATGGCGCAGGCGATCGAGGAGGGCTTCATCCTCGACGTGCTCACGAACTACTCGACCTACGACATGTTCCTCCGGGTGAAGAAGACCCTTGACGGGGAGGAAGGCGAAACCGAAATCCATGTCAACACCGGTGAGGCTGTCTCCAACATCGTGCGCTATGCCCGCCTCCACCCGACCGCGATCGCGCAGAAGGTCCGCGTCGTGATCGAGCATTTCCGCCGAAACGTGATGCACATGCTCGACGGTGAAGCGAAGGCGATGGTCGTGACGAGCTCGCGCATCGAGGCGCTCAGCTGGTCGAGGAAGATGGACGACTACATCGCGGCCCAGGGCTACACCGACATGAGCACGTTGGTCGCGTTCTCCGGTTCGCTCACCGACGAGGCTGGCGATACGGTCACCGAAGTCTCGCTCAACGGCCGCGGCGATGTCGCCAAGGCATTCCGCGAGGAGGGGATCTATCGGGTCCTCATCGTCGCCAACAAGTTCCAGACCGGCTTCGACGAGCCGCGCCTCATGGCCATGTACGTTGACAAGAAGCTCTCCGGCGTCGCCACGGTCCAGACGCTTTCGCGGCTGAACCGCATCTACCCTGGCAAGACCGCCCCGATGGTCGTCGACTTCCGCAACACTCCGGCGAGCATCCAAAAAGACTTCAAGCTCTACTACTCCGATGCGCACGTCGACGGCGACGTCGATCCCAATGCACTGGTCACGATTGGCGAGCGGCTCGACACTGCGGGGCTCTACTCCCACGAGGAGATGGACGCGGTCGCTGACGCCTTCTTGGACGATGCCGGCGGAGAGGCCATTGCCAAGGCTCTTTCGCCGATCAAGAACCGTTGGACTGGGCAGTGGCGGCAAGCCGTACTGTCCAAGGACAAGGCCCGGAAGGAGGCGCTGCAGGGCTTCCGCGTGGATGTGCTCGGCTACCGCAATGCCTGGCAGTTCCTCAGCCAGATCGTCGACTACCAGGACCCCGAGCTGCACCGCCGCGCGATCCTCGCGACGCTGCTGGCCCGCAATCTCCACACCAACGGGAACAACTACGACGACAGCTACCTCGAAGGAGTGCAGCTCTCGGGGGTCAAGCTCGTTCCGTCCGCCATCAACGAGGACCACTCGCTGAGCGAGGGCAGCGGTGATGCCATCAAGCTCCCGAGCTTCGACGGCGAGTACAAGGGCGAGGCCGCGCCGAAGCGCGGTCCGCTAGACGAGGCCATAGACAAGGTCAACGAGATGTTCCGGGCCAAGGGCGTCGACGTGAGCCCGGAGAGCGTTTCTGGATTCATTACGACGTTCTGGGGATTCCTCGACGCAAACGAGGAGGCCGTGGCGATGGCAAAGAACAACACCATCGCACAACTCAAAGCGTCCGAGGGATTCAGCGGAGCCGTCGGGCTCGCCGTGCTGAAGACGGTCAGCGAGTCGCAGGAGATCCAGTCGTACATGACTGACCCGGCATTCCTTGAGCAGATCGCGGATATCGCTGCGGACGCACTTCACGCCCAGCACCGCTCCGTCCCGAATGCGAAGTCCGGCAGCGAGGAGCCGGGGGCATGA